In the Macrobrachium rosenbergii isolate ZJJX-2024 chromosome 23, ASM4041242v1, whole genome shotgun sequence genome, one interval contains:
- the LOC136851278 gene encoding uncharacterized protein isoform X1 codes for MAHQLVDFPAHHLPPSTLGEASPLLNNSLLQATFLMQHVLLPTLYAALTPSSFGNKTNTRRFPNYLSGNKEAIDVINQNLTDMIKKRFRKEGRIFDEDNEERCRKKRNLGYSNIVAQETLVDLQETVARKMLQKRLGEDVRGLLQSMLLHMDMQRESLRRMKTIHMMADGDDLRNKRASTRCKDPYFPVGSECFHVAYEVKLEWHEALSACHKLQGHLAEPENPKELVRALKKIKGRFNRAWIGGSDEEEEGNWRWLSGRSLSDSQDWRQGQPSNYSKHGDVQHCLAIVRQTPSGDPPLADFSCWAQRAYVCETEPEC; via the exons ATGGCGCATCAATTGGTGGACTTTCCAGCTCACCACTTACCGCCTTCCACCCTGGGGGAAGCGTCTCCCCTCCTGAACAATTCCCTGTTGCAGGCAACCTTCCTGATGCAGCACGTCCTTCTGCCGACCCTGTACGCCGCACTGACGCCCTCCTCCTTCGGGAACAAGACGAACACCAGGAGGTTCCCAAACTATCTCTCCGGAAACAAAGAGGCAATTGATGTCATCAATCAGAATCTGACAGACATGATCAAGAAAAGATTCAGGAAAG AAGGAAGGATCTTCGACGAAGACAACGAAGAGCGATGTAGGAAGAAGCGAAATCTTGGTTACAGCAACATCGTTGCCCAGGAGACGCTGGTTGACCTTCAGGAAACAGTTGCTAGGAAGATGCTTCAGAAGCGTCTCGGCGAAG ACGTCAGGGGATTGCTGCAGTCTATGTTGCTTCATATGGACATGCAAAGGGAGAGTCTGCGCAGGATGAAAACCATTCACATGATGGCTGACGGCGACGATTTAAGGAATAAGAGAGCAA GTACGAGGTGTAAGGACCCGTATTTCCCCGTCGGGAGCGAATGTTTCCACGTTGCCTACGAGGTCAAACTCGAATGGCACGAGGCCCTTTCGGCTTGCCATAAACTTCAAGGTCATCTGGCAGAACCCGAAAATCCCAAGGAACTTGTCCGAGCGCTGAAGAAAATCA AGGGCCGATTTAACCGAGCCTGGATCGGGGGAagcgacgaagaagaagaggggaactGGAGGTGGCTCTCGGGACGATCCTTGTCCgacagccaagactggcgccaaGGGCAGCCCAGCAACTACAGCAAGCACGGCGATGTTCAGCACTGCCTCGCCATCGTGCGACAGACACCGTCGGGAGATCCGCCCCTGGCCGATTTCTCCTGCTGGGCACAAAGGGCGTACGTGTGCGAAACTGAGCCCGAGTGTTAA
- the LOC136851278 gene encoding uncharacterized protein isoform X2, which translates to MAHQLVDFPAHHLPPSTLGEASPLLNNSLLQATFLMQHVLLPTLYAALTPSSFGNKTNTRRFPNYLSGNKEAIDVINQNLTDMIKKRFRKEGRIFDEDNEERCRKKRNLGYSNIVAQETLVDLQETVARKMLQKRLGEDVRGLLQSMLLHMDMQRESLRRMKTIHMMADGDDLRNKRASTRCKDPYFPVGSECFHVAYEVKLEWHEALSACHKLQGHLAEPENPKELVRALKKISF; encoded by the exons ATGGCGCATCAATTGGTGGACTTTCCAGCTCACCACTTACCGCCTTCCACCCTGGGGGAAGCGTCTCCCCTCCTGAACAATTCCCTGTTGCAGGCAACCTTCCTGATGCAGCACGTCCTTCTGCCGACCCTGTACGCCGCACTGACGCCCTCCTCCTTCGGGAACAAGACGAACACCAGGAGGTTCCCAAACTATCTCTCCGGAAACAAAGAGGCAATTGATGTCATCAATCAGAATCTGACAGACATGATCAAGAAAAGATTCAGGAAAG AAGGAAGGATCTTCGACGAAGACAACGAAGAGCGATGTAGGAAGAAGCGAAATCTTGGTTACAGCAACATCGTTGCCCAGGAGACGCTGGTTGACCTTCAGGAAACAGTTGCTAGGAAGATGCTTCAGAAGCGTCTCGGCGAAG ACGTCAGGGGATTGCTGCAGTCTATGTTGCTTCATATGGACATGCAAAGGGAGAGTCTGCGCAGGATGAAAACCATTCACATGATGGCTGACGGCGACGATTTAAGGAATAAGAGAGCAA GTACGAGGTGTAAGGACCCGTATTTCCCCGTCGGGAGCGAATGTTTCCACGTTGCCTACGAGGTCAAACTCGAATGGCACGAGGCCCTTTCGGCTTGCCATAAACTTCAAGGTCATCTGGCAGAACCCGAAAATCCCAAGGAACTTGTCCGAGCGCTGAAGAAAATCA